A region of the Denticeps clupeoides chromosome 12, fDenClu1.1, whole genome shotgun sequence genome:
CCTCATTGCTGGCCCCCTCAGCCGCCTACACGTTGCCCTCTAGGACCAAGGGCAACGGAGGAGGGGGTGTGGCCGGGGGTCCCATGGGTCGTCCCGCAGGAGGAAACAGCACCTCCTTGTCCTCCAACTCCAGAATCCTCAAACCAGCCAAAGACAAGGTTCCTCTTCACGGGAGACCCCTTTTCCCCTACCCCAAGGCACCCCAGGACAAAATGTGAGTACGCCTGCCCCCCTGTCTCCTCTCACCGGGGCCCAACTTCCCCTTCAAAAACTGATTTCTGTATTAAGTTCCAACTCATGACTGTGAATCTGAGTTTCCCTGAGGTCACCCCTGCTTAAATGTTCTCCTGTCCCATTGCCAGCGCTACACCTGCTGTCAAAGTGGAGAAGATGCCCATTAAGGTGGACCCTAAGCTCGGTCACATGCCCGCCTCCTCCGCCACTGTGAGCTCTCCCGTCAAGCCAGGCCTTAGCTGCCCCTCCATACCAAAGGCTCCGGTGCTGGCCCCGGGGCAGATCCCCAACGGGAAAGGCCACCTCTCAGCTCTGGAGAAGAAGCAGGACAACGGTGCCAGTAGCAGACGGCGCCTCTACAAGAAGCCGCCTGGTGAGTGCTGGTTTGCGAGGCATGCCGTGCTTTTGAGTGACCGCTTAAAAGCGTGGTGGTGCAATACGGGTTTTGATTTCGCACTACTTTGTGAAATTTGTCTGTGCATTGCTAAAAGTTtgagttatttttttcaatagctTTCTTGTCAGTCGGTGTAACAATTAGTAATGGGATCAGTAAAGACTTATTAACCAATAATTAACCATAACCATGAATGAGACACTGTCATGTAGGTCGGTGTATTCAGGCCATAGCTGAACAGAAGCTAGAAATGGGTGGGCCTTTTCCCACAGATTTTGactgtgttgccaggtctgctcATTTTAAGTGACTTAATTAAGTAATTTACTGCCACCGTTTTAAGGAAATCAGTCATTTTCCGTTAGGTCTTCACACAAGCGAGGATGAACCGCACCTAATGGTTAAACCGAACGATTGTAGATTGTGAGAACATTTCATCCCCTGATTCTGTGTCACTGCACTGActtacaaaacattaaaaactgtTTTCCGATtagttattacatttaaatattgcatATAGGTAATCATTATTTAGAGATAAAAATAAAGCCTTATTCATAGTTAGATTAATTAGGGAgtgttttacatttcttttgatTCTACAAGGAAATGatgacttttaaaatgtgaatttgactTCCTTCACTTTGCTATAACATGTTTACTGAAGCCAACAGGCATACAGTTTACGAAGGGAAGAAATTGGCGTCTCTCCTGTGGAGAGGATATGGGCTTTTGGTGTGCCGTGGCTTCACAGGAACACAGCTGAGGAATGGCGGTGTCTGTAGTCCTGTTCTCTGTGGGAGACTAACCATTAGTAAGAGAACAGATTGTTCTGCGGTCTCAGATTTTGTGAATTGACTGTGGAATGCGCTGGAATTAGAGTTTTAAATCATAGCGCGCCGGGGGCTGTTCACTAATGTAAAATCGGTCATGTGACTgatctgtatgttggagaggaggagctAGCTACCCACCCGGTCCttcttgttggtgtgtaattaattCTGTTACCcagaagggagggaggggcctGTAGTGCGctgctgcttcctcattctgtcacCTCCCTGCCTCCTGTTTCTCTCCtttccagtttaaaaaaaaattaaactccTTCATATGCTGATTGGTGATATGCAGGCACCGTTGGTACAAAAGTTTTCAAGATGTTTGTGGTCAGGGGTCTAGGTCTCTGTAGTTTGCAGTTGTTCGCCAGTCCTTCTGCAAAACTCTCTCTTACTTTAAATTGTTTCATTGCAATGATTCATCACATTCTTTCAAAGCgaactcgtaatcggaaggttgtttTTATTCTCCTCCCACAGAGTTCAACCCAGACGTCCACTGTGGAGTAATGGACGTAACGGCCAGGAAGCCATGCACAAGATCCTTAACATGCAAGGTGCTTAACAGTCACATATGCTCCGCCCATCACGTAGGAGGCCGTTTAACTTTGTTTGACTCTCCCTGCCCTTCGCCAGACACATTCCTTAAGCCAGAGGAGGGCGGTGCTGGGCCGCAGGAAGCGCTTCGATGTGCTGCTGGCGGAGCACAAGAACCGAACCAGGGAGAAGGAGCTCCAGCACAGGTCTGACCTCCCCCAGCCAGCACCCCCTCTCAGGGACCCTCATCCTCCCCCTTCTTCCCGCCTCCTCCAAGAACCCCACCAGGTCCCCCATGGCAACGGCACCGCCGATGCCCCTAAGCCTTCGACCCTCAGCAAAACCAAACCTAATCCTGGTCTTCCACGGTGAGTAGGCCCGCCCGCCCACCTCTCCCTGGTTGTCCCCGTCCCCTATGGCTCCCAGTCATCGTCCTTTCTCTTCACATGAGTCAAGGAGTGAGGTCTGAAAGTGGCAAAGCAGTGGTGATGATGAAATCTGCATCTTCCCTCACTCATGGCTGTGTAATTATGTGTGCAGAGGCAGTGGGGTTAATTAGGGGGTTTACTCTTGGCTGGGCTGCTCTGgctgcttttattttaattgaggGATAAAGGGTGCTGATTGTTTCATGGCGTCGGGCATGAAACTGATGCACATTTCATCAGTTCAGAGCTCAGCCTTGGGAAGACATGGTGATGGTGAACGGATTGGAGATTAGTTTGGGAGAGACCCGGTACTTCACATAAATCTTGCCGCTAAAGCATTTGAGATTGTGATCGACTATCGATCATTGAACAATGTTATATTGTTGAGTACATAATGTTATGAATCAGTTCATAGGTGGCATTTTTTAGAGCTTTAGTAAACAATTAAAGTAATAGACCAAAAGTCATGGTTTGGGAGAGATTGGCACTATGAATATGAACACGATTAGTATCTTTGTCCtgttacatttttgtattgctTGCcacatattaattttttttttttttttaccatatgtTCTTCTATGATTTAATTTTTCCATCTCGCCTCTGTGAACATGTGCGCCATCTATACAGAAATAATGTGATAATTCTACTTCATTATAGCCATGTGGTTCTAAAACGCACCCTGGCATCCATTAGCTGAGACATATTCATGTTTTAGCTTTAGTGTAACCTTTTGTTTTCTCTTACAaatttgttgtgtgtgcgtgtgtgtgtggttattttTAGTACAtgctattattaaaataatctgaAATTGCTGTAAAGCCCAGTACCTGCACATTAATCAGAGCAGTGAACAGGCCTGAGCCGCCGCAGTGACCCTCCATTCTCTCCTCTGTGTCTTTGGCAGACTGAACAGCACCAACTCTCACAGTGGGGGCGCCGCGCTGGGTGAGCGCTCCGTGGCCAACGAGGCGCCCCACAATACCGCAGCTGCCACGGACGGGCTGGCGCGGCTGTCCAGTGACGAGGGGGAGAACGAGGACCGGGAGGAGGGTGCCGAGAAGCTGGACTGCCACTATTCAGGTTACCACCCGCGGCCGGCGGCTGTAAGTAACACCTCGCGTGGGCATCTGTCTCCTGTAGAAGCTGGTTTTATATGGGTTCCACTTAAAAGGGGTAATGGACTGTTGATCCGATAATTTGGGGAGCCGAGATCTCAGGCTCGtgtcaacatttaaaaagtatCTGGTCTCTCAGAACAACCTCAAGAGTGACTACAGTCCCCGGCAGTGTCCTGGGTGTAGGGGGTTATTCATCATGGTGGAGGGCCTTCACTCAGGGGTCTGGTCATATAACTGCTGAGGGTACGGTGCAGGTGCTGGCACTCACAAAGtgattgcacacagtgaaatttgtcctctgcatttaacccatcacccatgactggtgcccggggagcagtgtgtaggggaCGATGCTTGaaattgggcagtggtggcctagcggttaaggaagcggccccgtaatcagaaggttgccggtttgaatcctgatccgccgaggtgccactgagcaaagcaccgtccccacacactgctcccacatgacaatcgcttcactttttgTTTCACAAGTCACTGCTGTATGTCGCTGCCTATAATATTGATCATTGTTGCAACTTTTTATTGAAggttttattactattttttaaacttcattTGAACCCCTTTTTGGATTTAAACAGAGGTGAAtccattttgtgtatttgctCTGCTCGTTTCTCGCCCAGTTCTGTGCATTCGGGAGCCGACTCTTTGGGAGAAGCTGCTACACGTTTGACCGCCGCTTGGATCGGGTCAGATGTGCTCTCAGTGCCATGATGGACAAGCACGTCAACTCTCAGATGTGGAAGTGAGTATTGATTTTCTATTCAATACATCCATAGAGTTACTTTTCCCTTTTGATTAGATCTCAAATGTTATTAACCCTTTCATCTCCGCTGCTGTCACTGCCCACAGGCTTTTTTAAATTATCATAACTTTGAACCGTTTGCGCAGTCGTATTATAGTGATTATAATGATAATAGTGTCATTACGGTATTCCACAACTACCACATGTTGAACGAAGAAGTCGTACTGAAAAAAGGGACAAAGACACAGACTTACAGACTTTTACATCTAAAACAACTAAATCAGTCCAGGCAACCTGTTTAGAATTTTATGGATCAAAgggttaaatatatttatatattgtttttgtcattgtgaataaTAACACAGTGAATAATAACACCGAATGGTGTCATGCTTTGGAAAGTCTGGATTGAGACAGAATTATGACTGACTTCTAATGCGCATTGATGTTTGAGGACTCCTATTTATCAGGTTTGATTCAATCCTGCAGGAAAATCCCACTGGCGTTGGAACAGTCCTCCATGGCTCACAGGACAAGCACAAACTCCCTGCCCTCCTCCCACACGAGCCCTGCTTCCGCATCCGCAGCCTCCGGCTTCCTCAGCCCCTCACCAGCACCTCCACCCCCGCCTTACGCCCAGTCCTACGACGCCAAGTCTGTCCTCTCCTATGGGACGACTTTAAACACTCGCACCTCGCCCCAGGGCCCTGCTGACCACCCTGCCTACAGCACGCAATCCAGACAAGTGTCTTCGTCGCCCCAGATGCCTTCACCCCTCTCCTTGGTTCCCACGCTGGCTTCCAGTCGGCCACCCAAATCTCGGTCCAGTGGCAAGTCCTTAAGGCCCAAGGAGTCCCCTTCCAGCCTGGTCAACAGCTCTgctaacagcagcagcagcagtagcagtGGTAGCATAAGCGTTAGCGGGATTAGCCTGGGGAAGAAGCGGAAGAACAGTTCTCTCCTGACCTCTCATGTTGGCTGTGCCGCCGAAACGActtcctcctcattatcatcgCTATCATCGTCCTCCTCCTTCAAGAAGAACTGTGCGGTGAACTCGGGCAGCTCAGGGAGCTCATACCACACCTCGCTCGGCCCTCCCGCCTCCACCTCTTCTTCGTCCTCGCTATCCTCGTCGACGCTGCACGCCGGCGTGTACAGCGTGGGCCTGAACTGCACGCCAGGCCGCACCAACGCGCTGAGCCTGAAGCACGAGCCGTCGCCGCGAGGCCCCTCCTCCGCCAGCCCGGCGGAGTCCATCAAGCGCATGAGCGTGGTGATGAACAGCAGCGACTCCACACTCTCACTCGGACCCTTCGTCCACCAAGCCAACGAGCCGCACCCCGCCTTCGCCCACGGCCACGCCGAAGTGCGCCTGGAGGGGAGGAAGCGCAAGGGCTCCCCGGGTTCCATCTCCATCAACAACGCGGGGGCCGGAGGGGGAGGAGGACAGGGACCAGGGAGGCCCAAGGTTCCGAAGTCTCCGGTCATCAACAACATCCACGGGAAACACAGTCGCACGATACCCGGGGCACAGGGTCCCACCAACAACTCCCTCTTACATCAGGTGAGGAAACACCTACAACACACCTCAACCCCGACCCACATACCACGCTACAAATAACTTTATCATCTGGGGACATAAAAAATCTAGAAActataaaataaactaaaatggggggtagtagcctagtgggtaacacactcgcctgtgaaccagaagacccaggttcaaatcccacttactaccattgtgtccctgagcaagacacttaaccctgagtgtctccagggggggactgtccctgtaactactgattgtaagtcgctctggataaggacgtctgataaatgctctaaatgttaatgtaaaatggGTCATGAAAAAGTTGAATTTCTGCACCAaagctgaatttcggaaagacacTTCGGAAACACTAAGACCCATTTTAAAgcttacaaaatcagcaaaCTTGTTCGTTTGCTTCCCTGTGTGCTTTTGGTGGATTTGGTGACTTTACTGACGTCTGGTGGGAGGAATAAGTAATGCACTGATATTTGCTTGTGATAACTTTTAACTTTTGTTTCTTTCAGCCAAAGGCACGTCCCTGACATTGGTCCCTCGGTGTCCCGGTAACGTGGATCCAGAGCACGATGCCTTCTTGTTTTACTCTCAGCTTCCCAAGATCCTCAGGGGTGGAGATGCTCTAGACGGTCCAGTGACGTCACAGGAAACCATGTTCCCAAAGCCATGTGGGAGGCGGGCCGACTCTGGGCCGAAGCTACGGACAGGGGGTGGGTGGGTACAGCACATCGTTCAGCGTGGGAGCGGCTGCCCGTCTCTAACGTCCCCGTGTGTGTCCGTGGGCAGAATGTATTTGCTGGTCAGGTCTGAATCTGCTGGAATACTGGAATTATTTTTGtcgttatttttttcttttcttattaatATAAACCACAAATCAATGTCGCCTGAGTTTATAAGCCTTGGTGGGTGGTGTAGGATTAGGAAATGTCAGCAGTTCATTTTGacactaaacacaaaaaatgacgTGACTGGAAGTCAATCGGGAGACCGATTTCaaaaccttccaattacaacTTATGCAAAGTCAGAAAGTCTTAATTTAGTCTTCATTTTGGAGACAACTCGTTGCAGGAGGTTACAAACCGAACAAATTGCAGCGCAGGCTAGTGATAGGATGTCACGCACGTAATCTTACTCTAACTACCAAATAATCTTTGGTAATAGGTGGTATCAAGGATCTGTATAATTGTAATAAACGCAAATTCTTGCTGAACAAAATGTAGTGCTGGACGGGACTGGAGTGATGCAATGAATCTGAATCAAATTTGAAAAGAAATATCGAATCTTTGAATCATTTTCACACTGGGGTTGTGAAAACTCTGCGAGCCCAAAGCATCAGTGTGTAGCTGCAGGCTGAACGTTGAACAATTATTTTCAACTATTGTtgtgctgaaaatgtgtttttattttgtggcctgaattttcttttgttctcttttaTTCCCCCCATATATTTTGTCAATATTTCGGTAATCAGTCGTACACTGTAACCTTTGAACCTGGTTCTCCTGAAGTCACTATGTTCtcgacagagacacacacacacaacgtcactGTTGTCCCAGATCCAGTGGCGGTTGCTGACACTCAGTACTGTGATGAGCACTAACACACGGATACAGACCCCTGTGCGCAGAACGACCACTACCCAACCACGGCCACGCCCCGAAGCACTTAGTCCCAACTGTGCGTTTTCTTTTTCGAACTCCAGTGATGTCAGTCAGCAGACGTGAGCTCTGACAGAAGACCGTTTTctgtctttacttttttttttttttcttcgtacATGAACTATCCCTATTTCAGAAtacatattttgtttaaaaaaaaaaaaagaagagagaattGTACAAAGTGAGATGTATTTTTGCACAGGCATTTTGTTATACACAAATCTTTTGGTACAACTGagatcattattatttatttagtaaaatgGTTAATGAGTTTTAAGATTATTTGAGTGGTTCACTGCCAAGCCAATAATGCAATATGCCTCTAACTAGCAAACGGAGCGTCTTTATTAGTCACGTACTGGcaacgttttctttttttttaaactgctgtAGCAGGGGGTGGGGTCTTAGTCATGTGATTGTCGCTTCTGTCGTTTATTCCTCCACATTGATGTTGCCTCTTACTCAGCGAGTTGACGTGGGGAAGCGTGAGGCCACCATGAATCGAGCAACTTGTGCATTTCTTGACGTCAGGGGTCTCCCAGCTCGCCCCGAGCGGGCCGGTACGGCTGCGGGTTTCTGCTGCTGACCAATTAACTTGTGGACCCTTTGTGAATAAGACTGGAGACCCTTGCTTTATGGAACCCCATTTCTTTTTAGGTTCTTGGTGGGAAGTGGTTGAGATTCATTAATGCAAGGTGAACGAACACTTTTGACGCGTGCAGCGTCTTTGCCAAACGTCTTGATCAGAAACCACTGCTTTAAGTTGATATGCAGCTTGTGACAAACGACAAGAGAAAAGTGCCTGAAATTAGAAACTTGTTCCCCATCAACTGTTTGAGGGCAGAGCCTTgttcagtattttttatttgtatttttaatctctctctctctctctccacattaCTTGAATGTTAACGTGGTTTAGGAGCTTGCTTTATAAACCTGCTTACGTGTCCTAAATGTCGTGTCCTCGTGGGTTTAACTTCGGACTACTCATCCTGTCAGTCAGCCAGGGCATgttcatattattttatatagctatatatatttttttttacataaaaaaaaaaaacttttctttctTGCTGTTTACGTTCAAATTCTGATTCTGTTGGAAACTCTGTGAACGCGTTCGACTAAGCGGAATGTGAATTTGAGAATGAACACTGCTTGCTTTGGGGTTCATGTAAAggtgtgttttggggttttttcgCCCTTTTTTGTATCCATAATCAGAATCATTTGGATCAGCTGGACTTTTGTGTGTTGGCTGCTATGTAATTCATGAACAAACATACTAGGGTAGATTTACTTCATATTTAAAGTAAAGATTGTATAGTCTATTTGTTTTGTAACAGGtttctgtaaataaaataatttatagttatttatatGAAATCAAAACAACGCTTGTTTTTCTTGCTGTCTCCAAGGAAACGAAAACCAGGGGATtctgaaaagtttttttattattattattattattatatacacaaaaaatgATCTCATGCCTGACTGCTATACGTTGAACATCCACTGTAGGGCCTTCGAGATGTGTTACATGTTGATCACTCTGGACAACTTCTGGACTCTGTTCAGCAGCAGATCACCTTTCTTGATGGTCTCCTGGTACTGCCAGTTCTTGCTGTCGGgtcttttgggggaaaaaaataaaaataaaaaatcagctgaaaacacacacacacacacacacacagaggatggTAGATGTTCATCCTGATGCAGTCACGCACCTGTTTGTCTCAACAATCTCATTGACTTTGTCAATTTTGCAGTGCAGACGACCGGCTGCGATAAACCTGGAGAGTTCtctataaaccagaaaaaaaaaaacaatcagaagGATGAAAAAATTTAAGTTTTTGCAAAAACATTTAGAATTGGCAAAACATGCAGAGTTTGCCGTGCACTAAATGTTGTGGGAAAAATGGATATTTAACGTTTTTGGACCCCACTAACCTTAAGATGACCAAGGTGAGTCCACGTCAGGTTTTACAGACTAATTTAAAATGAACTAGGCCCCTTTATAAAGTTCCCTTCTTTCTGCTCTGACTGGTTCGTTTTTGGCTCACAGGtttgcatgttgtaagttgCAAATTTTCCAAGTGTCATGTGATCGCAGCACTGCACAGACGCACTCAATTTACACTGCTGACGTGCGATGGATGTAGCAAAATGGCCAATCAGAACGCAGCAGAAACTCTCCCTTAAGAGGTTAATGCAcgctgttttattcatttttgctcataTGCGACACTAAACAGCACAAGTCACAatgaatcagatttttttcttatcaATTCAGATTTGTGCCACCCGGGCCAGCATGTGGCCATGAGTTGAATTCTGCCCGCATGTTGTTCTGGCCACACGGAAATCTGGTGTCGGACGAAATCTAAACTTGGAACTCACTGGTCGATGAACTCGTTGCTGACGCCGAAGGCCTCGGCCATGTAGCCCAGGGTGAGGGAGCGGTACGACTCAAGCAGCTGGCTGTAGGCCAGGATGCGCATCTCCCTCACGTAGTAACGGTAGTGAGGAGCAAAGAGCCAGTCCTTCTTCATCTCCTGCTCTACTCTGGCTGCAGACAAATGGAAAAACACATGCACGGCATTTAATGCAACTATACAATTCAAATGGTCCCCAATTGGGTGGTAGGTGCATTTGGTTTGCGGCCTcaacactgacccctggtggtaaggagtacacagtACAGGTTACGAGGCAGAGTACAGgcgccaaacatggagtagcaccatcctacctcacaacccttattacacctcacactgcacctcgtatactccgagcctccagtactgcttgcctggtccctccatctctgaaggtaaaaggaagaccctcatctagactcttctcagtctcagcccctcggtggtggaatgaacttccagctcagtcactgagcaccttcacacggcagctcaagaccttcctctttagagaatatttaatgaacttgtaaccttcttattgtctgactttatatatagaaactacaacagagtgaataaaaagattgtattcatagttgggggtcctaatgaaccagaattgatcacttcatcgatggtaacacgaaagcacgttgtaagtcgctctggataagcaaACCTTAAAACACAAACCTTAAAAAACGCAACTGTGTACGGATACGCACACGCAGTTCACAGCAAGTTGATTTCTGTCTTAATAATCCTCACTGCAGTGGGATTTAACAGAACCTACAGCTTCCGGAACCCCTGGCAGAATGTTAATCCAACCAATGACgaaaacatgatatttaaagcGGAAAGTGATTGGTTCAGGCCTGCATTAAACACACATGACAGTGCAACTCACCCAGAGACTGGAAGAACACAGAGTAGCGGCACTCGTACAGAGAAAACAGGTACTGGCGCACGGGAGGAAGACTGTGCAGGACCTCCAGGATCTCAGCTCCCTTTATCACCTGAGAACAAGGACCTTCAGTGACTTAACACGTTCAACAGTTTCTGCCAGTGGCatctggagaccacaagggggcgatatacaGTCTGTTGGTCGTTTTACAAAGTTGCGCTGCTCGTAGGATTTGCCCCCTTCATGACCAGACCGCTCTATCCAAGTAGTGCTTCTTTATATAcaattattaaagaaaaaagctaacttatacacacacgcataaaaACCTGAAACCTagattgcattaataaaaaaaaatttttttaaaaaagacctTTTCTCGCAAGTCAGGCCTCTTCAGCGCGATCATACACACGTACACCGTGTACGTGACGAAGGTCTTGTAGTCCATGAGCTCGTACGACGTGAAGGTGGACACGGTGTCCAGGAAAAGCTCTGCCGCCTGCTTAAAGTCCCGAATGGCCACACAGTAGAGCCCCTGGTAAACCTTGAGACGATTCCTCCTGTCCCAGTCGCCGCCTTCCTCAATGAGGCTGCAGCAAGTGGAGAAATAATGAGCAGGTTAGCAGCGGCCAACAAACGGAGCATCTGAGCACATCAAGGGAGGAGAGGGCGGAGACCTCTTGGCTTTCTCGGTGTTGCGCGTGATGAGATCGCTGTCCATGTAGAACAGACCAATTCGCAGCAGATAGAAAACGATGTCTAAACGGTGGCCCAGGGCCACGGTCTTGTCGTACGTCTTTCTGAAGGCCGTCAGAGCTCCTTCCTGTACAGGAACCAAAAAGAGACAGAATTCAGGGCTCTCACACATTTTTACCATTTCCATAGACTTTCCGATACCTCGAAGGCAAATGTGGAAGTCTAATTTACCAAACCGTTGTTAAACTACGTTTATGAGCTTAAACGACGGTGTTTCCTCCTCCGAGTAAAATGGGCCCGTTAGGTTTGGCTGTAAGGAGCTGGAATACGGTTTCAATACGTAAAGCCGGCGTTGGAGTTGTAAACGTAGTAAGTCTTACACACCTTGTCTCCAATGCGGATGAGGTATTCAGCTTTGGCCATCATGGCGTCCCGGATCTCACTCTCGCCGAGGTTCTTCTCAGCGTCCTCCAAAACGTCGCCCAGCCGCTTCAGCTCCTCCTCGTTGGCCTTCTTCATCTTGCTGAGCAGCTCGCCGTCCACCTGCCACTTCAGCTCTTTACAGAGGGCCTCGTAGTACGGAGACATGTCtggaaaagaggggaaaaaaaaaacggtgaaataAATCTCCgggtttattataaaaaaaagtttcattcattcatgcaggCCAACCCCTGCAACACGGCCGTCGAGTGAACAACAGGCAACTTCATGATCCCATATACAGCATGGGATTAATTTAGGagtaatatacatattttattccaATTCAttcacttgaaaaaaaaaaaaccctgcataACCACTAGACGATTCAGGTACATGAAAATATAACTCTGAAAATCCAAATCTCTTATTTCACAACAGATATGCACcaagtggtgcttccttatatacAATTAGTTAAGAAAAACGCTAACCAAAAACCTGAAACGTAGATTGcattgaaaaaatatacaaatatttttggTCTCCGAAATGAGGATGTGAGGGTTGAAGTAGAATGCATATCAGAATATAcacctaaaataaaataaaaatcccttttcattttcatatttttagaaCAGTAGATCAGAGCCCGGATGTAGCATGTAGCATGTAGCAGGCATAAACCCCCCCATAACCAACAGAACGCAGCCGAATCGGTGCCCGTTCCCGGAGCAGGACGCGCTTCTACCCGCCGAGCGAGGCGGCCGGCGGCTTACTGTTCGCCCGGATCGCCTCCATCAGCTCCGTCTTCACTGCGGCGTCGCGCCGGTGGCCATCGATGGTCAGCAAGAACTTGAGCTGCGCGATCCTCAGGTCCGGGTTCTTGGGCAGGCCCTCCTCTTCCAGGTTTTCCAGAGGCATGTCgccctttctcctccttttcttttATTGAGTTAAATTTTTTCGGGAGCGCAGGCCCAGCGACAATGACAACAGCGAAAACTGGGCACGAATCAAGCACTTCCGGTATGGCAACCCAGCGAGTTCAAACAGGACAAGAAAAACGCGTTtttcaaaaaaacacaaaattgtcGCCCTCTCCTGGAA
Encoded here:
- the atxn7 gene encoding ataxin-7 isoform X1, with the translated sequence MPRSTHLILLRGQSCFCNAQDAAERMSERADDDVRAEQRRAARQLKQQQQQQLQRGEASTAMATVAERRSLPSPEIVPGQPWSSWVDAAKVHGCDGAESEESLKECGKNREAMRLCRDDMPIFGQCPAQDDFYLVMCSHCSQVVKPQAFQAHYERRHSLATKPPSLLAPSAAYTLPSRTKGNGGGGVAGGPMGRPAGGNSTSLSSNSRILKPAKDKVPLHGRPLFPYPKAPQDKIATPAVKVEKMPIKVDPKLGHMPASSATVSSPVKPGLSCPSIPKAPVLAPGQIPNGKGHLSALEKKQDNGASSRRRLYKKPPEFNPDVHCGVMDVTARKPCTRSLTCKTHSLSQRRAVLGRRKRFDVLLAEHKNRTREKELQHRSDLPQPAPPLRDPHPPPSSRLLQEPHQVPHGNGTADAPKPSTLSKTKPNPGLPRLNSTNSHSGGAALGERSVANEAPHNTAAATDGLARLSSDEGENEDREEGAEKLDCHYSGYHPRPAAFCAFGSRLFGRSCYTFDRRLDRVRCALSAMMDKHVNSQMWKKIPLALEQSSMAHRTSTNSLPSSHTSPASASAASGFLSPSPAPPPPPYAQSYDAKSVLSYGTTLNTRTSPQGPADHPAYSTQSRQVSSSPQMPSPLSLVPTLASSRPPKSRSSGKSLRPKESPSSLVNSSANSSSSSSSGSISVSGISLGKKRKNSSLLTSHVGCAAETTSSSLSSLSSSSSFKKNCAVNSGSSGSSYHTSLGPPASTSSSSSLSSSTLHAGVYSVGLNCTPGRTNALSLKHEPSPRGPSSASPAESIKRMSVVMNSSDSTLSLGPFVHQANEPHPAFAHGHAEVRLEGRKRKGSPGSISINNAGAGGGGGQGPGRPKVPKSPVINNIHGKHSRTIPGAQGPTNNSLLHQPKARP
- the atxn7 gene encoding ataxin-7 isoform X3, which produces MPRSTHLILLRGQSCFCNAQDAAERMSERADDDVRAEQRRAARQLKQQQQQQLQRGEASTAMATVAERRSLPSPEIVPGQPWSSWVDAAKVHGCDGAESEESLKECGKNREAMRLCRDDMPIFGQCPAQDDFYLVMCSHCSQVVKPQAFQAHYERRHSLATKPPSLLAPSAAYTLPSRTKGNGGGGVAGGPMGRPAGGNSTSLSSNSRILKPAKDKVPLHGRPLFPYPKAPQDKIATPAVKVEKMPIKVDPKLGHMPASSATVSSPVKPGLSCPSIPKAPVLAPGQIPNGKGHLSALEKKQDNGASSRRRLYKKPPEFNPDVHCGVMDVTARKPCTRSLTCKTHSLSQRRAVLGRRKRFDVLLAEHKNRTREKELQHRLNSTNSHSGGAALGERSVANEAPHNTAAATDGLARLSSDEGENEDREEGAEKLDCHYSGYHPRPAAFCAFGSRLFGRSCYTFDRRLDRVRCALSAMMDKHVNSQMWKKIPLALEQSSMAHRTSTNSLPSSHTSPASASAASGFLSPSPAPPPPPYAQSYDAKSVLSYGTTLNTRTSPQGPADHPAYSTQSRQVSSSPQMPSPLSLVPTLASSRPPKSRSSGKSLRPKESPSSLVNSSANSSSSSSSGSISVSGISLGKKRKNSSLLTSHVGCAAETTSSSLSSLSSSSSFKKNCAVNSGSSGSSYHTSLGPPASTSSSSSLSSSTLHAGVYSVGLNCTPGRTNALSLKHEPSPRGPSSASPAESIKRMSVVMNSSDSTLSLGPFVHQANEPHPAFAHGHAEVRLEGRKRKGSPGSISINNAGAGGGGGQGPGRPKVPKSPVINNIHGKHSRTIPGAQGPTNNSLLHQPKARP
- the atxn7 gene encoding ataxin-7 isoform X2 — translated: MSERADDDVRAEQRRAARQLKQQQQQQLQRGEASTAMATVAERRSLPSPEIVPGQPWSSWVDAAKVHGCDGAESEESLKECGKNREAMRLCRDDMPIFGQCPAQDDFYLVMCSHCSQVVKPQAFQAHYERRHSLATKPPSLLAPSAAYTLPSRTKGNGGGGVAGGPMGRPAGGNSTSLSSNSRILKPAKDKVPLHGRPLFPYPKAPQDKIATPAVKVEKMPIKVDPKLGHMPASSATVSSPVKPGLSCPSIPKAPVLAPGQIPNGKGHLSALEKKQDNGASSRRRLYKKPPEFNPDVHCGVMDVTARKPCTRSLTCKTHSLSQRRAVLGRRKRFDVLLAEHKNRTREKELQHRSDLPQPAPPLRDPHPPPSSRLLQEPHQVPHGNGTADAPKPSTLSKTKPNPGLPRLNSTNSHSGGAALGERSVANEAPHNTAAATDGLARLSSDEGENEDREEGAEKLDCHYSGYHPRPAAFCAFGSRLFGRSCYTFDRRLDRVRCALSAMMDKHVNSQMWKKIPLALEQSSMAHRTSTNSLPSSHTSPASASAASGFLSPSPAPPPPPYAQSYDAKSVLSYGTTLNTRTSPQGPADHPAYSTQSRQVSSSPQMPSPLSLVPTLASSRPPKSRSSGKSLRPKESPSSLVNSSANSSSSSSSGSISVSGISLGKKRKNSSLLTSHVGCAAETTSSSLSSLSSSSSFKKNCAVNSGSSGSSYHTSLGPPASTSSSSSLSSSTLHAGVYSVGLNCTPGRTNALSLKHEPSPRGPSSASPAESIKRMSVVMNSSDSTLSLGPFVHQANEPHPAFAHGHAEVRLEGRKRKGSPGSISINNAGAGGGGGQGPGRPKVPKSPVINNIHGKHSRTIPGAQGPTNNSLLHQPKARP